A window from Leptothermofonsia sichuanensis E412 encodes these proteins:
- a CDS encoding AAA-like domain-containing protein, with protein sequence MTYDELVDAAHVARITIRRFLSGEKVSEGTIEAIAKALEIEPEEIVNPVEWRNRKVANATGASLELSAESELSPIESFYVNRSDAEEQCYNALLQPGGMVRIKAPQLMGKTWFIEKVLSQFNKDESYRRLDLEIDRHVLTSLKDFYQWFCAAASEGLDFPVQLDTYWKGLAPNGDITNYFQKYLLKQIADAQQSLILVLDKVDRVFECTNIANAFCELLRGWYEQPIKGSAHNRQIWRKLRLVIIHSTEVYGSLDINYSPLGAVGTDFKLSEFHEKQVQELVQRYQLSWTKTEIHQLMNLVGGHPYLVHLAIAKVGCHTISLDQILKTAHTEVGIYADHLRQLAIGLERSPELESLYREIVMAAQPVPLKSVQAFKLDSMGLIQIKPSATGENLAAPRCRLYGEFFCNHLSH encoded by the coding sequence ATGACTTATGATGAGCTTGTAGATGCTGCTCATGTAGCACGGATTACCATCAGACGTTTTTTGAGTGGTGAGAAGGTCAGCGAAGGAACGATTGAGGCGATCGCAAAAGCCCTGGAAATAGAACCGGAAGAAATCGTTAATCCAGTTGAGTGGCGAAATCGTAAAGTAGCAAATGCAACGGGAGCATCATTGGAACTGAGTGCTGAATCTGAACTTTCACCCATTGAATCTTTCTATGTCAATCGTTCAGATGCTGAGGAGCAATGTTACAACGCTCTTTTACAGCCAGGTGGGATGGTTCGGATCAAAGCGCCTCAACTGATGGGCAAAACCTGGTTTATTGAAAAGGTGCTATCTCAATTCAACAAAGACGAAAGCTACCGTCGATTAGATCTGGAAATCGACCGTCATGTGCTGACCAGTCTCAAGGATTTTTACCAGTGGTTCTGCGCGGCTGCCAGTGAAGGATTAGACTTCCCTGTGCAATTAGATACTTACTGGAAAGGATTGGCTCCCAATGGAGATATTACGAATTATTTTCAAAAGTATTTATTGAAGCAGATAGCCGATGCCCAGCAATCTTTGATTTTGGTACTTGATAAAGTTGATCGCGTCTTTGAGTGCACAAACATTGCCAATGCTTTTTGTGAGTTGCTGCGCGGCTGGTACGAGCAACCGATTAAGGGCAGTGCCCACAACCGGCAAATCTGGCGTAAACTTCGCCTGGTAATCATCCATTCCACTGAAGTTTACGGTTCTTTAGATATCAACTACTCTCCCCTCGGCGCGGTTGGTACTGACTTTAAGCTATCAGAGTTTCATGAAAAGCAGGTCCAGGAATTAGTCCAGCGCTACCAACTATCCTGGACGAAGACGGAAATTCACCAACTGATGAACCTGGTGGGAGGGCATCCCTACCTGGTGCATTTAGCGATCGCCAAAGTTGGGTGCCACACTATTTCATTAGACCAGATTCTGAAGACAGCCCATACCGAGGTTGGAATTTACGCCGATCATCTCCGTCAACTCGCAATTGGCTTAGAGCGATCGCCCGAATTAGAAAGTCTGTACAGAGAGATTGTCATGGCCGCTCAACCCGTTCCGCTCAAGTCAGTGCAGGCTTTCAAACTAGATAGCATGGGGCTAATTCAGATTAAACCCTCTGCTACAGGCGAAAATTTGGCAGCACCCCGTTGTCGCCTTTATGGTGAATTCTTTTGCAATCACCTGAGTCACTGA
- a CDS encoding tetratricopeptide repeat protein, producing MEDQVKLSGDFQELVDQQFQQGLRLYRQRQSDAATRIFEDILECAKQSGDRPNQAKSLYHLGLIQESQKEHQRAIAFFQQALDAYQGTNHPICEVNCWYRVGFNHEALSEHQQALNAYQQSLAIAQVNHDRTGVDRARKQIDQLSCYSLWPEQPYGWSYQNPQLLLAQADQAYLLGIQQYYQIQVSAAIVFFQQCQSIYQQLKEPRSQADASYWLGLCQERLQQNQEAIIAYQQALSLYQELHVREWAAKSAFRLGYVSQSMKTYSQAISYYQQAVALCQSWGNHQYHADASYNLGMCHEALQQYREAIGCYQMALALYQEIADGYWQTRALLALGKMYDYLGETSQADQYYLKALTPLTQLFHKNQRMS from the coding sequence ATGGAAGATCAGGTGAAATTATCTGGCGACTTTCAGGAACTGGTAGATCAACAATTTCAACAGGGTCTTCGGTTATACAGACAACGACAATCTGATGCAGCTACCAGGATTTTTGAGGATATTCTGGAATGCGCTAAACAGTCCGGCGATCGCCCCAATCAAGCAAAGTCGCTGTATCACCTGGGGTTAATCCAGGAATCTCAAAAAGAACATCAGAGGGCGATTGCATTCTTTCAACAGGCACTCGATGCCTATCAGGGCACGAATCATCCAATCTGTGAAGTCAACTGCTGGTACAGGGTGGGATTCAATCATGAGGCTTTGAGTGAACATCAGCAAGCATTGAACGCTTATCAACAGTCTCTGGCGATCGCCCAGGTCAACCATGATCGGACTGGAGTTGATCGGGCACGTAAGCAGATCGATCAACTGTCTTGCTATAGTCTGTGGCCAGAGCAACCGTATGGGTGGTCATACCAGAATCCCCAATTGCTACTAGCACAGGCGGATCAGGCTTATTTGCTGGGAATACAGCAATATTACCAAATACAAGTTTCAGCAGCGATTGTATTCTTTCAGCAGTGCCAGAGTATCTACCAGCAACTCAAAGAACCCCGTTCACAGGCGGATGCTTCCTATTGGCTGGGATTGTGCCAGGAAAGACTTCAACAAAACCAGGAAGCCATTATTGCCTATCAACAGGCACTATCTCTTTACCAGGAACTTCATGTGCGGGAGTGGGCAGCGAAGTCTGCCTTTCGATTGGGGTATGTCTCCCAATCGATGAAGACTTATTCGCAGGCAATTAGCTATTACCAGCAGGCAGTGGCCCTTTGCCAGAGTTGGGGCAACCACCAATATCATGCCGATGCTTCCTACAACCTGGGAATGTGCCATGAAGCGTTGCAGCAGTACAGAGAGGCGATCGGCTGCTATCAGATGGCATTGGCTCTCTACCAGGAAATTGCAGATGGCTACTGGCAAACCAGGGCACTGCTGGCATTAGGAAAGATGTACGACTACCTGGGAGAAACGTCACAGGCCGATCAGTACTATCTGAAGGCGCTAACCCCACTTACTCAGTTGTTTCACAAGAACCAGAGAATGTCTTAG